In Astatotilapia calliptera chromosome 20, fAstCal1.2, whole genome shotgun sequence, one genomic interval encodes:
- the pfdn4 gene encoding prefoldin subunit 4 has translation MAATMKSSVAVEDVNVTFEDQQKINKFARNTNRMTELKNEILEKRKTLQNLQDASDDLMLFDDNSLFIPYQIGDVFINHSQDETQEMLESAKETLEQEVQDLEKQVSAIQQVLSDLKVQLYAKFGNNINLEADES, from the exons ATGGCAGCGACCATGAAATCATCCGTG GCAGTTGAAGATGTGAATGTAACGTTTGAAGACCAGCAGAAGATCAATAAATTTGCCAGGAACACGAATCGGATGACGGAGCTGAAGAATGAGATATTGGAAAAGAGG AAAACTCTTCAGAACCTTCAGGATGCCAGTGATGACCTAATGCTGTTTGACGACAACTCTCTATTTATCCCTTATCAAATCGGCGACGTCTTTATAAATCACTCCCAGGACGAAACGCAAGAGATGCTGGAATCCGCAAAG GAAACACTGGAGCAAGAGGTCCAAGACCTTGAGAAACAAGTGTCAGCGATACAGCAAGTGTTGAGTGATCTGAAGGTGCAGCTTTATGCCAAGTTTGGTAACAACATTAACCTGGAGGCAGATGAAAGCTGA